The Porites lutea chromosome 9, jaPorLute2.1, whole genome shotgun sequence sequence agacgggggtGGGTTATttaagaactagaatacaaagtggaaaagctcaagtacaagaagatCAGAAGAATAAACAAGTTATCCTGGATTAGTCCACTCGATGTTTTACAGTCGTGTTTGATTTATTAGTTAAGAATAatcaggggaggggggaggggcgaGGGGCTTAATAGGCCTTATCAGGAGCCCTATTAACTTCTTCCCCTGAAAACTGGAGGGGAGAACTTATTAGAGGGAGAAGGCTTATTTGAAAGGCTTATTTTAGTCCCAAATGTTACCACTATAAAACAGCTTAGAATAACCTAGTAAATCCGAGGTCAttttaaatgattttctttCAGCGCGCTGCTAGACACCActatgaaaaacacaaaagcaCAGCTATGTGTGGAGCGGAAAGAGGAAGTACAGGAGCTCAGATTATTGCGTCCCGATAGCTGTTGGTCCTGGCTGGTGTGTGCCGCCTCAGCAATAACAACTGTTCTTAATGGGGGTATCTTTGGCAGCTTTGGTTTGTTATTATCTCCATTGATGGAAGATTTTGGAGTGACCCGTTTTGATGCAGGTAATAACCTTGATACAAGCAGTGCCGCTAGGCAATTAAAACTCCTTATTACTGCCCAGGCCAGAAAAGAAACCTGTGATAAGACGGCGGAAAACCCTGTCATGTCTAATCAGTGCAGAATTACTGTTTCCCTGCCTAGTTCCTAGTGTCTCAAGTGTTTGGAAACCTGAAAAAGCGACCGCGAGCGATCAAGGATTATCGCGCAATGGACCATGGGAACGTCTAGCTTTGACGCAAAGGACGCTGGGAAGGGTAAGCGAGATGTTTGCCTTTCCCATGATACATAGCGCGGAACCAAAATCGCTGCAGTCCCTCTCGAATCCGCTAGAACgtgcctgggtacgaggcaatCTGTTTCCTCTTTGGTTTGTGTTCCTGACTAAGGCCCAGTCTTTACTTCGTGTTTCTGTTGGCCGAACTCAGTTGTAATTGGGTCCAAGAGAAGCTTAACAGGGGAACGTGATATTAAGGCAgttgtaaataaaacaaaataaatacatttCCAAATTTTATGAATCAATTTAATTCAACACGGCattagcacgacgtttgaatcacTGCTATGCCAGAGTCGTGTAACACGGCAGAGCCGGTCCAAATTCAAACCTTTATTCCGACAttgtgcttctgccgtgcttttgtcgaacttaattcaaggGCTAAGGTCGGAACGACTAAATCGCGACGTATGAACAGAGCGTAAGGCACCCACCGGCTAGATTGTGCAactgtttttcaactttttattaaGCTTTGCTTAAGCTCTCCAAAATAAGAAGGCGCAGGGCTAGGGTAGAATGTCCATGCAAGTTTTAGAGAGGTTCACTGTGTATGTCTTTCTTGTGCCTGTATTTCAGCATGGATTGGTTCTTTACATCTGGCATTTGGTTATCTCCTCAGTCCTCTTGGTTCGTATCTCAGTGATCGCTACAGTTACAGATTCACTTCCGCGCTGGGCAATCTGGCAGGAATGTCCGGTTTTCTCTTAGCATCCTTATCTTCTAAGCTTTGGTTAATGTACCTCACGTATGGATTCATGTCTGGCTGCGGACATATAACTTCATATAATTCGTGCAGTTTAGTAGTTCTCCAGTATTTCATCAAATGGCGCTCGTTGGCTGTTGGGATTGTTCAATCGTCACCAGCAATTGGTGTCCTTGCAGTAACACAACTCACACAGGCTTGGTTAGATGAATTTGGATGGCGATGGGCTGTTAGAGGCCTTGCTGGCCTGTATTTTGTATGTGCCTTGTGTTCAGCTGTCTTTGTACCGCTGGACCATCCGTCAGAGGTAAATAACTGGGACAAGGACATGATTATGAAGCCACCGGTGGAACAGACAAGGAGATTATCTCTACTTGGAAATCGGCCGTTCTTAATCTTACTAGCTTCCGTAGCTGTCAATCATCTGGCTAACTACGTTCCAATCATGCACATAGTAAGTACTCGATACATACACTCATTACATTACATCCATACATCCATTCATTCGGGATTGAGTCAAGCAAAGTTTCTGGCTTCCAAGAAGACTAATTCTCTATGTGACATAATTTTGTATACAAAATTGTCATGTGGTGGACTGTAATTTAAGACTGCAAGAATTAAAAAAGGGAttactagcctgagaaaaatgCAGCCAAAATTAAGTGATACCACCGACGGCTTTCCCTCGAATTACGTCTAGCGatcgagtgcagaaattccacactgatgacgggtcaattcccagatctgggtaaggCCTCTAATCTAGACTGcgaacagtctctctttttcttgaaatttagtgaggggagtgcacgtGCACGCGAgcgttgagcggcgaagccgccaGAGGcgatttgcgtgtctcgcgcgcTTTTCGCTCaacggactaagaaaaaagagaaactgctcgtagtcaggagcccataatctGGAGCGATCAACTCTCGTAATAGGCCTATgtcacattttagggcacttttacCCGCGAAAATAGATATGAacaaggaaaactaaacgttattaaaaggcaaaaaaggaaaattttttagGCCTGTAGGTTTCTGTtagttttgctgactggttttttaaaagatatcaagagccaaaaaatttgcaccaaaaccgttctaaaaaatAAACTGTTCCGTGAAAACACTGTGACACGAGCGCagggaagttgctcgctccgggttatgggctcctgtcgtGGTCCATTCTGATCTGTGGGTTGAAGCaagttttcaaccaatcagaagcacttctCAGTTTCTCGAGATAAGGTGGGTTATATAAAGGTTTGAATGTTTAAAATTCAAGGGCGATTTGTGTAAGATGCCAGGAATACTTTTCTTTTAGCATGCTTAGAACATCCTCTCACAATTAAAAGTCAGTGTGTTTTTCTTAACTTCTgacaattattttcttttcatgtatCTCTTCACTGTCTTCTCGACTCAAACGGACTACATAACTGAATTATCCGACAGACTATCCAACTACTGACTTGACTAACTGGTTAAATGACTGACCTTACCCAGTACGGAGAGTACGAAGTGAAAGAGTGACTCAGTGACGTAACCACTCACACAAATTGACTCGCCGACTACCTAACTGAAGGCTtgttaaaaagaagataaaCTAAAAAACTCGCTGAGTGGCTGCAAGGCTGATGACTGGCCAGTTGATGGACTAGACTGACTGCCCATATTTCTTTTTGTCAAACAGATGAACTGGTAACTGTCAGACTAAAAGGCTCCGTTCTTTATCTCTTTCTTAACAAGAGTATGATTGAATTGTTATAATAAAAGGTTTCTTCTAACTTGTCCTCTGCCCCTTAATTTTTCAGGTCAAACACTCTGAGCAAGAACTTCATATTGCAGGAAACAAAGCTGCAACGCTGTTTACCTACTTGGCTCTAGCATCTATTCTCAGCCGCTTCTTATTTTGCAAGTTAGGAGACTTAAATTGCCTCAAGAGAATTCGTCTTTATCAATTTGGAATGACCATCAGTGGCCTTTGCATCATGTGTCTTCCGCTTGCGAGATCATTTGGTTCTTTGGCGACAATAATGCTAGTCTTCGGACTTATGGAAGGCGCCATGTTAGGGCAATTGACTTTGCTCGTTTTGGAATGCGTGGGAAGACACAAGATCAATCAGGCTTGGGGTGTGATGCAGTGTTTTATTGGCATGTCTGTTTCTATAGGACCACCTCTTGCTGGTGAGTTTAGACTTATCATTTGTTCCAGCGTCTTTTCGAAAGGCCCTGTCTAGACGTTACGGTGACGCAGTGTCTCAAGGGCACTATTCACGCCGTATACATAGAGTAATAAAAATTGCCCGTTCTCTTAAAAGGCGACCTTGACACACCTCTGCTTGTATTGATATATTCTAACACATACTATTTAACCAAGAAAACCATTTGCATATTCTAACGTTACACTGAGGTTATATGTGGAAAGTTCATTGATCAATCACGAGCAAACGCAGTGTATGGTTTTAGCCCTGCATACTTTGATTTTCTGAAAtcctctttcctcttttcaAGGTTTTATGGCCGACAGACTTGGTTCTTATAATCCTACATTTTACACCACGGGCGCAGTGATGATAGCGGGGACATGGATTACATCACTTATGGCATTTGTGAAACAACAACCAGAAAGGACTGAAGTGTTGCTGTCCATCGGAGAAGAACTCTTGGTTACAGAAAAAGTGTCAGTTGTCTAGAATCGTTTCATACTACGTTTTTTAATTCGAGGACCGAGTTGTTCAAACCTGcatgggttaagataacccagggttaaagcGAGTTTGATTTCAAATATGAATGCTTAAgaagtaaattcagttttttgtctacaatttcaTGATTGGATGctttaaaaagaacaaagaaaattaactgagataactcttttaaacaaaggaaaaagaaacccagattATACTTTAACCCGGGTTAGAGCTAATCgactttcgaacaactgggccctgtttAATATGCTGACTtatatgagggtctcaatggggttaaccgataggcgtaaaacggccaaaaatttagtcgatagccgtaaaaattgaaaaattttaaccgttagccgtaaatagagtaaaaaagagttaaccgtaaaagaaactgttccttagatttgctacttttaaggaaggtactaaactcagccctcacttatggttgcgttttttattcccggctagtgtggctccgtacgcacgttaggtaaagcgccttttaggtaTTGACCAAGACCTTggctccatttccgccactctctcggggaactaattttttccatagcgaaagtgtggcttcttgctggggattaatatttgcgattttcaggaggtcgtgccctcaaaacactagtgaaacaacacgaagaGATGTCACTGTGTTGCCGATAAaaaacatttccctgtttttctttgACGCTatggtagacattgccatgcctagtccctgtacggcatATTCCCGcccaatctcggtcaaggcatttcggtggcaaactcgctaggaccacgtgacccgaaacacattagccgcgcggaataatgaggcctacggacaagacaacggcagacagtcgatccgtacagtccttcgctatcattcaaaaacactggacacgggaatattgttattggccgttttcacgctagagctagagatggattatccgtctgagactagcctgtgtacagtcgcgccctccccacagacacccctcctccgattttttctgagggggggggggggggggtggggctgtacacaggctatctggaacggatattCCCGTCTtgaaactgtccgtcgaaattgacgggtaaagtcaggcggattgttcattcaaaattaaaactattccagtttcaaattaagaagtattacctatctgacacGAATCAtaaaacggataacccgtctcacacgagtaatacgtctctagtgtgaacacggccatttctgttataatgaatgtcgcgccccggccatGAGTTGGACGTTTGCGTGttcgcttttgctttttcacaagaatatttttaatttgactattgacatttctatgtgtaaaataatattagaagtgaaatactttataaaaagtgtgatctatcaaatgttaaaatttttcaaaagaatagtttgtttcatcccgagatgatccgaagacctttatttcgatttaaagatagaaaaaaatacaggttaattaatatttaactttttgaaacaaaagaagttaatttttaacttttttgttaaccgtaactgaaaaaaattaaccgatagccgtaaaagagccaaaattttagccgataaccgtaaaagccaccaccccattgagaccctcttatatgtatttatttacttCCATGAGGTTCGTTGGGGAAGACAGGTTTTGATTATGATgtatcaaaaataaaagaatgcaTAGCAAAGCTACCATACTTAATACGTTTAGGATATAAAGGGATGTTTATTGTGGCAGATAGTCTTCACTCTTGAAATagtcttgctgttcttgctatgttttcaAACAGTAGTTCAACTGTTTCTCCTAGCTTGATATTCGCGAAACGTGTGAAATCCGGTTTCATCTTTTGTTCTTGCTGTACCTTTTTTCGGTTGTCGTCCCTATTTGACGATTACCCTGTACTCTTGACGTCATCTTCTGAATATcgcaaacatcttccaaatttggtcaatgctagctggttatgaagattTAGCCGTGCCACTTGAGCCAATCCGCGGAAATGGAGAAATAGTTTGGATGAATAATAATGGCCGATCCTTTAggttttttggcaaatttctttAGATGAAAGGGTCTGACTGTCCCACAAAGGTTCCTGTTGTTTGAGGAGGACGTCAAAacgtacaaaaaaaattgcttcagATCGCTCCTTCCCGCCCTAAATCAAGCACATTTAGAGCTGCAAACCAAAGAATTTACCGCTAAATATTGTTGTATCAAGAAAGATGTCAGGGTTAATTCCTTCAATGGGAGCAGGAAAATCCTTTTAAACAGTTTCCCAGCACGTCCCTCATATAGAAACCAGAAACAGATATTTAATAAGTCACACACGTCATTCTATCAGAGTCGTTTTGAACGGTTTAAATATTCACAGATATTCAGGAGACCATAAGCTCCAAAAATACAAATG is a genomic window containing:
- the LOC140947905 gene encoding monocarboxylate transporter 10-like; amino-acid sequence: MKNTKAQLCVERKEEVQELRLLRPDSCWSWLVCAASAITTVLNGGIFGSFGLLLSPLMEDFGVTRFDAAWIGSLHLAFGYLLSPLGSYLSDRYSYRFTSALGNLAGMSGFLLASLSSKLWLMYLTYGFMSGCGHITSYNSCSLVVLQYFIKWRSLAVGIVQSSPAIGVLAVTQLTQAWLDEFGWRWAVRGLAGLYFVCALCSAVFVPLDHPSEVNNWDKDMIMKPPVEQTRRLSLLGNRPFLILLASVAVNHLANYVPIMHIVKHSEQELHIAGNKAATLFTYLALASILSRFLFCKLGDLNCLKRIRLYQFGMTISGLCIMCLPLARSFGSLATIMLVFGLMEGAMLGQLTLLVLECVGRHKINQAWGVMQCFIGMSVSIGPPLAGFMADRLGSYNPTFYTTGAVMIAGTWITSLMAFVKQQPERTEVLLSIGEELLVTEKVSVV